A window from Kovacikia minuta CCNUW1 encodes these proteins:
- a CDS encoding tetratricopeptide repeat protein: MAQKESATAYFNQGIAFSQQKDWKSAETSFRRAIDLDFNSALAYYNLGITLNEQGKTAEAIATYQTAIRLNPNKASVYDNLQGDLHKQGRIAEVITAYQKTINLQLNDADAYISLGFALRERGKTAEAITAFQKAISFNPDNAKAYRILGIALDEQGKTAEAITAFQTAISLNSNDVEIYSILGFALYKQGKTAEAIAVYQKAIKLNPNFDQAYYNLGNALDESKIAEAIAAYQKAIKLNPNNADAYYNLGIALDEQGKVAEAIAAYQRAIRLNPNDATVYYILGNALSKQGKTAEAIVAYQKVIKLNPNDATAYYNLGNALDQQDNREAAIAAYQKARDLYRSQGRDQKVKETSHLLQKLRRH; the protein is encoded by the coding sequence ATGGCTCAGAAAGAGAGCGCTACTGCCTACTTTAATCAAGGGATTGCTTTCTCTCAACAAAAAGATTGGAAAAGTGCAGAAACATCTTTTCGCAGGGCAATCGATCTTGATTTCAACAGTGCTCTTGCTTACTACAATTTGGGAATTACCCTAAATGAGCAGGGCAAAACAGCAGAGGCGATCGCTACCTATCAAACAGCCATTAGACTCAATCCCAACAAGGCTAGTGTTTACGATAACCTGCAAGGTGATTTACATAAGCAAGGCAGAATAGCAGAGGTGATAACTGCCTATCAAAAAACGATTAACCTCCAGCTCAATGATGCGGATGCTTACATCAGCTTAGGATTTGCTCTACGTGAACGAGGCAAAACAGCAGAGGCAATCACTGCCTTTCAAAAAGCCATTAGCTTCAATCCCGACAATGCCAAAGCTTATAGAATCTTAGGAATTGCTCTAGATGAGCAAGGCAAAACAGCAGAAGCAATCACTGCCTTTCAAACAGCTATTAGCCTCAATTCTAACGATGTTGAGATTTACAGCATCTTGGGATTTGCTTTATACAAACAGGGCAAAACAGCAGAAGCGATTGCTGTCTACCAAAAAGCCATTAAACTCAATCCCAACTTTGACCAAGCTTACTACAACCTAGGAAATGCTCTAGATGAGTCCAAAATAGCAGAAGCGATCGCTGCTTACCAAAAAGCCATTAAACTTAATCCCAACAATGCTGACGCTTACTATAACTTAGGAATTGCTCTAGATGAGCAGGGTAAAGTAGCGGAAGCGATCGCTGCCTACCAGAGAGCTATTAGACTTAATCCCAACGATGCCACGGTTTACTACATCCTGGGAAATGCCCTATCCAAGCAGGGCAAAACAGCAGAAGCGATCGTTGCCTACCAGAAAGTCATTAAACTTAATCCCAACGATGCCACGGCTTACTATAACTTGGGAAATGCTCTAGATCAACAGGACAATAGGGAAGCGGCGATCGCTGCTTACCAAAAAGCCAGAGACTTATATCGCTCTCAGGGCAGAGATCAGAAGGTAAAAGAAACCTCTCACCTGCTGCAGAAGCTACGGAGACATTAA
- a CDS encoding methyl-accepting chemotaxis protein: MNTPSPHSWSQPSKTDLASDVIASDATADQSTIDQSQRSTATGQKKTQRTLIQRLQQGWNNLNFRAKLILLLVGSATVPVIAVTQGLVVLNKGRALEDFQNALVVDGQSFTQEYVVWSVVDNQSKVKNLATVAKATKINFNMPETIAANQELLNEALKIENNPEFAETSKSFQILTDAQGQTVAQDIERFDSADSASNQGPVINRGYRSVNLPTGIALGNIPIVRKALSTKKPLAGMELLDRKQIKQLGLEQQVDSHLSDTGNANPDHPVLVSIAVQPIILNGQLIGAAIAGTLLNNHNDIANRFSEGYKIAINGVYAKNVQVMGKELNPNQMLEMPVSAEATEMVLKQGKAFTGKTTIRDQAFLTHYEPIFDHQHELQPDAAKPVGMVFVARPLAQAETGLKRQQIVSYVIGGSMWLLVGFIAFPVASSFSSPIRRLTKFAGEAATGRLRQRLDASEVVNRQDEIGILARELNDMVDSLGANEAQLRQESEQSRLLADITGAKTITQQELDDVFNQAVDQARTIVKADRVMVYRFLQDWTGYVAAESVATGLPIALSESLQGFTIPESLLADYQAGKVLSTPNIFQTEFPSHFLSLLKHLQTKANLVAPILSGDRLFGLLMVDHCKAAYYWQPSEVDFLKQLAAQLGLVLDRFTLLKETKSLAEEQRHRKEALQGRALELLKEVGPISKGNLTIQARVTEDEIGTIADSFNATVHNLRKIVTQVQAATNQVTEATSSSEASIQELSAEALQQAKEIAIVLEQVEEMANAVEAVASSAKQAKAAAQQAAQTVEEGEWAMNQTVNGIQTIQTTVTETAEKVKRLEESSEQISAVVELIKSFAKQTNMLALNASIEAVRGGGEGQNFVVIAKEVQQLAQRSAEATDEIKQVVAHIQTEINEVVTAMESGTKQVADGTRLVDATRLSLNKITAVSIEINQLVETIAQATVVQTQASETMVRTMKDVAALADKTSVEASQMSSSFEQLREVAEVLQEGVGQFKIS, from the coding sequence ATGAACACTCCCTCTCCCCATTCCTGGAGCCAACCTTCTAAAACAGACCTTGCCTCCGATGTCATTGCCTCCGATGCCACAGCAGACCAATCCACAATAGACCAATCTCAGCGCTCCACTGCAACGGGTCAGAAAAAGACACAACGAACATTAATTCAACGGTTGCAGCAGGGCTGGAATAACTTAAACTTTCGGGCAAAGTTGATTTTGCTTCTAGTCGGTAGTGCGACTGTCCCTGTGATTGCAGTGACGCAGGGGCTGGTTGTGCTGAATAAGGGACGTGCCCTGGAGGATTTCCAAAATGCACTCGTGGTTGATGGTCAATCATTCACTCAGGAGTATGTTGTCTGGAGTGTGGTTGACAACCAATCTAAAGTGAAAAACCTGGCGACTGTGGCAAAGGCAACGAAAATCAATTTCAACATGCCGGAAACGATCGCTGCAAACCAAGAATTACTCAATGAAGCACTCAAAATTGAAAACAATCCAGAATTTGCCGAAACGAGTAAAAGCTTTCAAATTTTGACGGATGCTCAAGGGCAGACCGTTGCCCAGGATATTGAAAGGTTTGATTCTGCGGATTCCGCATCTAACCAGGGACCAGTAATTAACCGAGGTTACCGTTCGGTTAATTTGCCGACTGGAATTGCATTGGGAAATATCCCCATTGTCAGAAAGGCGCTCAGTACGAAAAAGCCCCTGGCAGGAATGGAGTTGCTGGATCGGAAACAAATTAAGCAATTGGGACTTGAGCAACAGGTTGATTCCCATTTATCGGATACAGGTAACGCTAACCCAGATCATCCAGTATTGGTCAGCATTGCGGTTCAACCAATTATCTTAAATGGGCAGTTAATCGGAGCCGCGATCGCAGGAACGCTGCTCAACAATCATAACGACATCGCCAATCGCTTCTCTGAAGGCTACAAAATAGCCATCAATGGTGTTTATGCGAAAAATGTTCAGGTGATGGGTAAAGAGTTGAACCCAAACCAGATGCTTGAAATGCCTGTTAGCGCAGAAGCTACTGAAATGGTACTCAAGCAGGGAAAAGCATTTACAGGGAAAACGACAATTCGGGATCAAGCGTTTTTAACTCACTATGAACCTATTTTTGATCACCAACATGAACTCCAACCAGATGCCGCAAAACCTGTTGGCATGGTTTTTGTTGCCCGCCCTCTAGCACAAGCAGAAACAGGTCTGAAACGGCAGCAAATTGTCTCCTATGTTATCGGTGGCAGCATGTGGCTACTTGTGGGATTCATTGCGTTTCCTGTAGCGTCTTCATTTTCCTCGCCAATCAGGCGGTTGACTAAATTTGCAGGCGAAGCGGCAACGGGCAGGCTAAGGCAACGTTTAGACGCCTCAGAAGTGGTTAATCGGCAGGATGAAATTGGTATTCTGGCGCGCGAGTTAAACGACATGGTTGACAGTCTCGGAGCGAACGAAGCGCAACTACGTCAGGAATCAGAACAATCTCGTTTGTTAGCCGACATTACAGGTGCTAAAACGATAACCCAGCAGGAGTTAGATGACGTTTTTAACCAGGCAGTTGACCAGGCCCGTACCATTGTCAAAGCGGATCGGGTAATGGTCTACCGCTTTCTGCAAGACTGGACGGGGTACGTCGCAGCAGAATCTGTTGCAACCGGCTTACCGATCGCCCTTAGCGAATCGTTGCAAGGTTTTACAATCCCAGAGTCCTTGCTGGCAGACTATCAAGCGGGCAAGGTTTTATCGACACCCAACATTTTTCAAACAGAGTTTCCCTCCCACTTTTTAAGCCTGCTGAAGCATTTACAAACCAAAGCCAATTTGGTCGCGCCCATCCTCAGTGGTGATCGACTGTTTGGCTTGCTGATGGTTGATCATTGCAAGGCTGCCTACTATTGGCAACCCTCGGAGGTTGATTTTCTCAAACAATTAGCCGCCCAGCTCGGATTAGTGCTCGATCGCTTCACACTCCTGAAAGAAACCAAAAGCTTAGCGGAAGAACAACGGCACAGGAAGGAAGCCTTACAGGGGCGTGCTTTGGAACTGTTAAAAGAAGTCGGCCCGATTAGCAAAGGGAACTTGACGATTCAAGCCAGGGTCACAGAGGACGAAATTGGAACGATCGCAGACTCCTTCAATGCCACGGTTCATAACCTGCGGAAAATTGTAACTCAAGTGCAAGCAGCCACCAATCAAGTTACAGAAGCGACTTCTAGCAGTGAAGCTTCCATTCAAGAACTGTCAGCCGAAGCACTCCAACAGGCAAAGGAAATTGCCATCGTTTTAGAGCAGGTTGAGGAAATGGCAAATGCGGTTGAAGCTGTGGCGAGTAGTGCAAAGCAAGCAAAAGCCGCCGCTCAACAAGCCGCCCAAACCGTAGAAGAGGGAGAATGGGCGATGAATCAAACGGTCAACGGAATTCAGACGATTCAAACCACGGTAACTGAAACCGCAGAGAAAGTGAAACGACTTGAGGAATCTTCTGAGCAGATTTCCGCTGTTGTCGAGTTGATTAAATCCTTTGCCAAACAAACCAACATGCTGGCATTGAATGCCTCAATTGAGGCAGTCCGAGGCGGAGGGGAAGGGCAAAACTTTGTGGTAATTGCGAAGGAAGTCCAACAGTTGGCTCAGCGATCGGCTGAAGCAACGGACGAAATTAAACAAGTGGTTGCCCATATTCAAACAGAAATTAATGAAGTGGTGACTGCAATGGAATCTGGAACAAAACAGGTGGCAGATGGAACGAGATTGGTCGATGCAACCCGTCTAAGCCTCAATAAAATTACAGCGGTGAGTATCGAAATCAATCAGTTAGTTGAGACGATCGCTCAAGCAACTGTAGTGCAAACTCAAGCATCAGAAACAATGGTTCGAACTATGAAAGATGTGGCAGCGTTGGCAGACAAAACTTCTGTAGAAGCAAGTCAAATGTCATCGTCATTTGAACAATTACGTGAAGTTGCTGAGGTTTTACAGGAGGGCGTTGGACAGTTCAAGATTAGCTAA
- a CDS encoding branched-chain amino acid transaminase: protein MNHFLPIAYFQNQFVPFEEAKLSIATHALHYGTGAVGGLRGILNPENSREILLFRLERHCQRLSHSAKLLHYDLPAQQIKTIIVEVIQRNRPTTSFYIRPLVYASGLGIAPRLHQVEKDFLVYGLELGDYLPPEGISCRISSWQRQSDASMPLRGKLTAAYITSALAKTEAVESGFDEAIMLNAQGKISEGSGMNVFLIRNGQLITPSFDQDILEGITRDSILTLAKEMGIPTIERPVDRSELLIADEVFLCGTAARIAPVKRIEGYPLPLERPITETLRTKLIAITERRDSQYQEWVDSILIA from the coding sequence ATGAATCATTTTTTACCCATTGCCTACTTCCAAAACCAGTTTGTTCCCTTTGAGGAAGCAAAACTTTCGATCGCCACCCATGCGCTCCATTATGGAACTGGTGCAGTTGGAGGGCTACGGGGCATTCTTAACCCAGAGAATTCAAGGGAAATCCTGCTATTCCGGTTAGAGCGGCACTGCCAACGGCTGAGCCATAGCGCCAAACTGCTCCACTACGATTTGCCCGCCCAGCAGATCAAAACAATTATTGTTGAGGTGATTCAGCGCAACCGTCCGACCACTTCGTTTTATATTCGTCCGCTGGTGTATGCGTCAGGTTTGGGAATTGCGCCCCGACTGCACCAGGTTGAAAAGGATTTTCTGGTTTACGGATTGGAACTGGGAGATTACCTGCCGCCCGAAGGCATCAGTTGCCGGATTAGCTCCTGGCAGCGTCAATCTGATGCCAGTATGCCATTGCGGGGTAAACTCACCGCTGCCTACATCACCTCGGCATTGGCAAAAACAGAAGCGGTTGAATCTGGTTTTGATGAGGCAATCATGCTGAATGCCCAGGGTAAGATCAGCGAAGGCTCTGGAATGAATGTCTTTCTGATTAGAAATGGGCAACTGATTACCCCCAGTTTTGACCAGGATATTTTGGAAGGCATTACGCGGGACAGCATTCTGACCTTAGCGAAAGAAATGGGCATTCCAACGATCGAACGTCCGGTCGATCGCTCCGAGTTACTGATTGCCGATGAAGTCTTTCTCTGCGGTACTGCTGCCCGAATTGCACCTGTGAAACGGATTGAGGGTTATCCGCTACCGCTGGAAAGACCCATTACAGAAACCCTGCGAACCAAACTCATCGCTATCACCGAAAGGCGAGACTCCCAATACCAGGAGTGGGTAGATTCTATCCTGATTGCCTGA
- a CDS encoding iron uptake porin, translating to MKLKVMQSSLLWQQTVLMMTLTILGAVIAKPAHAVSSASFENQPTSTSIRTSTKEDQIPSATQPTNKLSETSVDRPTTESTIKTDTSYTWRKYTHLSNSSLIPHPSSLKSSSPSDTPHPTPHTPHPTPTIASTAETETRNWLAYERLDDSLGAANQVTSVSQLSDVRLTDWAFQALQSLVERYGCIVGYPDRTYRGNQALTRYEFAAGLNACLDRINELIVASTVDLVKKEDLAVLQKLQEEFAAELTTLRGRVGALEARTATLEKQQFSTTTKLVGEVIFAVTDEFNQPGENNTVLQDRIRLDLQTSFTGKDTLHTRLAAGNADVFTLQGDGVEGLQTFNFGNSGGNQVYIDWIGYFFPLGEKLQVYIPALAGLQYDYAPTISSYLESYDGGTGALSIFGQRNPIFLIGGGSGIGVTYTFNEKLSFSAGYLADNSDPETSATGSLNFAANNPAPKNGLFNGSYSALAQLTFTPSEQFAVGLTYINAYRRFAIFDTGSAVPSVGTNLANGLIGLNDSFVASTVNAFGLSATYKFSPKFAINGWFSYINADFINQQNNGEIWTYALTLAFPDLGGKGNLGGIVAGVEPYLGNARQLVAGVRNNLPIHLEVFYKWQLTDNISVTPGLIWIVAPGQDSNNQDAVIGTLRTTFTF from the coding sequence ATGAAATTGAAAGTGATGCAGAGTTCACTTCTGTGGCAGCAAACAGTGTTGATGATGACGCTGACTATTTTAGGAGCAGTGATCGCTAAACCAGCTCATGCGGTTTCGTCAGCTTCATTCGAGAACCAACCCACCTCGACGAGCATTCGCACCTCAACAAAGGAAGATCAAATTCCGTCTGCCACTCAGCCAACCAACAAGTTATCTGAAACATCGGTCGATCGCCCTACAACCGAATCAACCATCAAAACCGATACAAGTTACACCTGGCGGAAGTACACCCATCTTTCCAACTCATCCCTCATCCCTCATCCCTCATCCCTCAAATCCTCCTCCCCTTCCGACACCCCACATCCCACACCCCACACCCCACACCCCACACCTACAATTGCATCAACAGCAGAAACAGAAACTCGAAATTGGCTCGCCTATGAGCGTTTAGACGATAGCCTGGGCGCAGCCAATCAAGTCACCTCTGTTTCACAATTATCGGATGTTCGACTAACGGATTGGGCATTTCAGGCATTGCAATCCTTAGTGGAGCGGTACGGATGCATTGTGGGTTATCCCGATCGCACCTACCGGGGCAACCAGGCATTAACTCGCTATGAGTTTGCGGCAGGGCTCAATGCCTGTCTCGATCGGATCAACGAGTTAATTGTCGCGAGCACAGTGGATCTGGTGAAGAAAGAAGATTTAGCCGTGCTCCAGAAACTTCAGGAGGAATTTGCCGCAGAACTGACAACGTTACGCGGTCGGGTCGGTGCATTGGAAGCCCGCACGGCGACTCTAGAAAAACAACAGTTTTCGACCACCACAAAGCTGGTTGGTGAAGTAATTTTTGCCGTTACGGATGAATTCAACCAACCGGGTGAAAATAACACCGTTCTCCAGGATCGGATTCGCTTAGATCTGCAAACCAGCTTTACCGGTAAGGACACCCTACATACCCGACTCGCCGCTGGTAACGCTGATGTCTTTACGCTCCAGGGAGATGGGGTAGAAGGGCTGCAAACCTTCAACTTTGGCAACAGTGGGGGGAACCAGGTTTATATCGACTGGATTGGTTACTTCTTTCCCCTGGGCGAAAAACTCCAGGTCTACATTCCAGCACTGGCGGGGTTACAGTACGACTATGCACCCACCATCAGTTCCTACCTCGAAAGCTACGATGGCGGCACGGGCGCTCTTTCCATTTTTGGGCAGCGGAATCCGATCTTCCTGATTGGAGGAGGTTCTGGAATCGGCGTTACTTATACTTTTAATGAAAAGTTATCGTTTTCAGCGGGCTACCTGGCAGACAATTCCGATCCAGAAACCTCCGCTACTGGCTCACTCAACTTTGCAGCAAACAATCCTGCGCCTAAAAATGGCTTATTCAACGGTAGCTACTCTGCTCTGGCGCAGTTAACCTTTACCCCCAGTGAGCAGTTTGCTGTGGGTTTAACCTACATCAACGCCTATCGCAGGTTTGCCATCTTTGACACGGGCAGTGCGGTGCCATCTGTTGGCACCAATCTGGCAAATGGATTGATCGGACTGAATGATTCGTTTGTTGCTTCCACCGTAAATGCCTTTGGGCTGAGTGCAACCTATAAGTTCAGTCCCAAATTTGCCATTAATGGTTGGTTTTCCTATATCAACGCCGATTTCATCAATCAGCAAAATAATGGCGAGATTTGGACCTATGCCCTCACCCTGGCGTTTCCTGACCTGGGAGGCAAAGGCAATTTAGGAGGAATTGTGGCTGGCGTAGAACCTTATCTTGGTAACGCCAGACAATTGGTTGCGGGTGTTCGCAACAACTTACCCATTCACCTCGAAGTTTTCTATAAATGGCAGTTGACCGATAACATCTCAGTTACTCCAGGGCTAATTTGGATTGTGGCACCCGGACAGGATTCCAACAATCAAGATGCCGTTATTGGCACCCTCAGAACGACCTTCACATTCTAA
- a CDS encoding Uma2 family endonuclease: MVLQIPSSSEVIYPDSDGKPMADNTKQFRWIVVIKENLEWLFADNPDVFVAGDFLWYPVEGNNKIRQAPDAMVVFGRPKGDRGSYQQWKEDNIAPQVVFEVLSPGNTRTEMNRKLLFYDRFGVEEYYQYDPDTNALSGWKREEGFLDVIEEMAGWVSPRLQIQFDLTGDELRIIHPDGKPFLSYIEISHQAEQERQRAEQEHQRAEQEHQRAEQEHQRAEQERQRAEQVEQARLEAVTKLLEMGLSQGQVAEALELEIETVRQIAQEP, translated from the coding sequence ATGGTTCTGCAAATCCCTTCCTCTTCTGAGGTCATCTATCCCGATAGTGACGGTAAGCCGATGGCGGACAATACCAAGCAATTCCGTTGGATTGTGGTGATCAAAGAGAATCTGGAATGGTTGTTTGCCGATAACCCAGATGTGTTTGTAGCAGGAGATTTTCTCTGGTATCCAGTTGAGGGGAACAACAAAATCCGCCAGGCACCTGATGCAATGGTTGTCTTTGGCAGACCAAAAGGCGATCGTGGTTCCTATCAACAATGGAAAGAAGATAATATTGCGCCTCAGGTAGTATTTGAAGTGCTGTCCCCCGGTAATACTAGAACTGAGATGAACCGGAAGCTTTTGTTTTACGATCGCTTTGGAGTTGAAGAATATTATCAATACGATCCGGATACCAATGCCTTGAGTGGGTGGAAACGGGAAGAGGGTTTTCTGGATGTAATTGAAGAAATGGCAGGTTGGGTTAGCCCCAGACTTCAGATTCAGTTTGACCTGACGGGAGATGAGTTGCGAATCATACATCCCGATGGCAAGCCATTTCTCAGTTATATAGAAATTTCTCACCAAGCAGAACAGGAGCGCCAGCGGGCAGAACAGGAGCACCAGCGGGCAGAACAGGAGCACCAGCGGGCAGAACAGGAGCACCAGCGGGCAGAACAGGAGCGCCAGCGGGCAGAACAGGTAGAGCAAGCCAGGTTAGAGGCGGTGACTAAATTGCTGGAAATGGGGTTGAGCCAAGGGCAGGTTGCAGAGGCGTTGGAGTTGGAGATTGAAACCGTTAGGCAAATTGCCCAAGAGCCATAG
- a CDS encoding pyridoxal phosphate-dependent decarboxylase family protein: MVSQPTCIAHLHCPPLIPALAAEVLISATNQSMDSWDQSPAATVLEQQLVNWLCQKFGYPAIADGVFTSGGTQSNFMGLLLARDRFCQTYLNWSAQKQGLPPEAPRFRILCSEVSHFTIRQAAALLGLGEQAVVPVKTDAAFRLCPTQLAQTLEHLKQENLIPIALVATVGTTDFGSIDPLPEMATIAQTHNLWLHVDAAYGGALVLSDRHRSKLAGIEAADSITVDFHKLFYQPISCGAFLLKDRVHFDLIKLHADYLNPESNQAAGIPDLVTKSVQTTRRFDALKLWISLQNLGQQGFATMIDTTIDLAIETARLIAANRRFELANPPMINAVVFRYCPTPLLPTMNDPIAWSNQVNRQIRTTLMQRGQAVLAQTQIGDRVYLKFTLLNPRTTLDDISNVLNWIQQLGQALE, from the coding sequence GTGGTTTCCCAGCCTACTTGTATTGCCCATTTACATTGCCCACCTTTGATTCCAGCCCTGGCAGCAGAGGTACTGATTAGTGCGACCAATCAGTCAATGGATTCGTGGGATCAAAGCCCGGCGGCAACTGTTCTGGAGCAACAGTTGGTCAACTGGCTCTGCCAAAAATTTGGCTACCCTGCGATCGCGGATGGTGTGTTTACCAGTGGTGGAACCCAGTCAAATTTCATGGGTTTATTGCTGGCACGCGATCGCTTTTGCCAGACCTATCTGAACTGGTCTGCTCAAAAGCAAGGGTTGCCCCCTGAAGCCCCCCGCTTTCGCATCCTTTGCTCAGAGGTTTCCCATTTCACGATCCGGCAAGCGGCTGCGCTTTTGGGATTGGGTGAACAAGCGGTTGTCCCTGTTAAAACGGATGCAGCGTTTCGGTTGTGTCCAACCCAATTAGCCCAAACGTTAGAACACTTAAAGCAAGAAAACCTGATTCCGATCGCACTGGTTGCAACCGTGGGTACTACCGACTTCGGGAGTATCGATCCGCTCCCTGAAATGGCAACGATTGCCCAGACCCACAACCTGTGGTTGCATGTGGATGCTGCCTATGGGGGCGCACTGGTTTTGAGCGATCGCCATCGTTCTAAATTGGCGGGCATCGAAGCAGCAGATTCAATTACGGTTGACTTTCACAAGTTGTTCTACCAGCCCATCAGTTGTGGTGCTTTTCTCCTTAAAGACCGAGTACACTTCGATCTGATCAAGCTGCATGCAGACTATCTCAATCCAGAAAGCAATCAGGCAGCAGGGATTCCAGATCTGGTTACAAAGTCTGTGCAAACGACCCGCCGATTTGATGCCCTAAAACTATGGATCTCGTTGCAAAATCTGGGGCAGCAGGGATTTGCCACCATGATTGATACAACAATTGATCTGGCAATAGAAACTGCTCGCTTGATTGCGGCAAATCGGCGGTTTGAGTTAGCCAACCCACCCATGATTAACGCGGTTGTATTTCGCTACTGCCCAACTCCGTTGTTACCAACAATGAATGATCCGATCGCCTGGTCGAATCAGGTCAATCGTCAAATTCGCACAACGTTAATGCAACGGGGTCAGGCTGTTCTGGCTCAGACACAAATAGGCGATCGCGTTTACTTAAAGTTCACCTTACTGAATCCTCGAACAACCCTTGATGACATCTCAAATGTTTTGAATTGGATTCAGCAGCTAGGGCAGGCGTTAGAGTGA
- a CDS encoding aspartate aminotransferase family protein — protein MQPIEQASEFLEKSSTAKLSYLKLPIPEISVPGPISQVYLDRQAQRESNARSYPRRIPIAITEAKGIYLKDADGSSYIDCLAGAGTLALGHNHPVVVEAIQAALETGLPLHTLDLTTPVKDQFVEELFASLPPAFARRARIQFCGPSGADAVEAAVKLVKTATGRRSMLSFHGGYHGMTHGALSLTGSLAPKEAVAGLMSDVHFLPYPYLYRCPFGLGGEAGAQAISRYIENLLDDPASGIVPPAGMILETVQGEGGVIPAPDAWIADIRRITRDRQIPLIVDEIQTGLGRTGKLYAFEHAGITPDVVLLSKAIGGSLPLSVVLYDEALDQWQAGAHAGTFRGNQLAMAAGTATVRYILEHRLADHAKAMGDRLLAHLRQIQSEFGLIGDVRGRGLMIGVEVVDCDLPPDSQGNHPAHPQRAAQIQAAALRRGLILELGGRHDSVVRFLPPLIVTAEEIDRIAEIFHAAIQAKGVGSGE, from the coding sequence ATGCAGCCAATTGAGCAAGCTTCAGAGTTTTTGGAAAAAAGTTCAACCGCAAAACTCAGTTACCTGAAATTGCCAATACCAGAGATTTCTGTTCCCGGTCCTATTTCTCAAGTTTATCTTGATCGGCAAGCTCAACGGGAATCGAATGCCCGTAGTTATCCACGCCGAATTCCGATCGCCATCACCGAGGCAAAGGGCATTTACTTAAAGGATGCGGATGGGAGTTCTTACATTGATTGTTTAGCAGGAGCGGGCACTTTAGCATTAGGGCATAATCACCCCGTCGTAGTTGAGGCAATTCAAGCTGCTTTGGAGACAGGGCTTCCCCTTCACACACTGGATCTGACGACTCCGGTTAAGGATCAATTTGTCGAAGAATTATTTGCCAGTTTGCCGCCTGCCTTCGCTCGCAGGGCACGCATTCAATTTTGTGGTCCTTCTGGGGCGGATGCCGTAGAAGCAGCGGTCAAACTCGTCAAAACCGCAACGGGGCGACGCAGTATGCTGTCGTTTCATGGGGGTTATCATGGCATGACGCATGGGGCATTAAGCCTGACGGGCAGCCTGGCACCGAAAGAGGCTGTGGCAGGGCTGATGTCCGATGTTCATTTCTTGCCCTATCCCTACCTCTACCGCTGTCCTTTTGGTCTGGGAGGAGAGGCTGGCGCGCAAGCAATTAGCCGCTATATCGAAAATTTACTTGATGATCCTGCCAGTGGAATTGTGCCGCCCGCTGGCATGATTCTGGAAACGGTGCAGGGGGAGGGAGGTGTGATTCCCGCACCCGATGCCTGGATTGCGGATATACGACGAATTACCCGCGATCGCCAAATTCCCCTGATTGTGGATGAAATTCAGACGGGGTTGGGGCGCACAGGAAAACTCTACGCGTTTGAACACGCGGGCATTACTCCCGATGTGGTACTGCTTTCCAAGGCGATTGGGGGTAGTTTGCCACTCTCCGTGGTGCTTTATGATGAAGCGCTTGATCAGTGGCAGGCGGGCGCTCATGCGGGCACCTTTCGGGGCAATCAACTGGCAATGGCAGCCGGAACTGCCACCGTCCGTTACATTCTGGAGCATCGCCTGGCAGACCATGCAAAAGCGATGGGCGATCGCCTGCTGGCTCATCTGCGGCAGATCCAGTCAGAATTTGGTTTGATTGGGGATGTGCGGGGTCGCGGGTTGATGATTGGGGTTGAAGTCGTTGATTGTGACCTTCCACCTGATTCCCAGGGCAACCATCCTGCCCATCCTCAACGGGCAGCCCAGATCCAGGCAGCAGCTTTGCGCCGGGGGTTAATTTTGGAGTTGGGCGGACGCCATGACAGTGTGGTTCGCTTCCTCCCCCCGTTGATTGTCACCGCTGAGGAAATCGATCGGATTGCCGAGATTTTCCACGCCGCAATTCAAGCCAAGGGAGTGGGGAGTGGTGAGTAG